The genomic segment AGGTCAAACTGGGAGAGCAGAAGCAGTCTATTGTACAGGCCGTTTGCCATCTTTTGGGCAGATTCGCCTACCTCTTTTTGCAAATGGTGTACAAGCTCTTCCCTTTGCAAATAATATCGGTTATTTTTGCATTCTGTTACACCATCCGTCAGAAGAATCAGAACATCATTTTTTTCCAAATGAATCTCCTGAACAGCGTATTCACTGTTTGGGCATAAACCGAGTGCATTCCCTCGCCCTTCGAGATCGTAAAACTTTCCTTCGGCCGACCTGTACAAAAATCCTGGCTCGTGTCCTGCCATCGCATAACGGAAACAGTGTTCCTTCGAGTCGTAACTGCCAAACAGCATCGTCACAAACATGCTCGGATCAATATTTCTTCCCACGATCCGGTTTAAATGGTGCAGCATTTCATCGGGACCCAGCTCCATTTGTCCAAGGCTGTCTATCGCATATTTCACCATCGACATACACATCGCAGCAGGCATTCCTTTTCCGGTAATGTCTGCTATGGCGACGCCGAAACGACCTTTGGTTTGTTCAATGAAGTCGTAGTAGTCGCCCGAGATTTGTTTCGCGGCAATACTCACTACGCCAATCTCCAGCTCTGGATAGACGGGAACCTCACTTGGCAAAAGGGATTGCTGCATCGCCTTCGCCACGGCTATTTCTGATTCCATCTGCTGATGCCTGTTGCGCCAGCTGTTTACGGATCGGTGCTCGTTTCCATATTCAATCATGACCTCTGTCAAAATGGAGAAGGAGGAGCGCACAAACTCTGGCACTTCCCCGAGCTGCTCAAGCGCTCGCGCATGCAAATCAGTTATTTCTTCTGGCGAAATATCTTGAGAAAGCATCCATTTGCCCAACTGCTGGGCTCCGTAAAGCTGGTCCTCCCCTTGAGCACTCAGGTAATCCCGAAGAATTTTTACATACTCTTCTTGGAAGCTCCGGGTTACCATCTATCTCATTCCTCCTTTGCTTGATCGCTCCACTTCACAACAACGACACGCGTCCCTTCTCCCAGGGTACTGTGGATCTCAAATTCATCCATCATGCGCCTGACACCCGGCAATCCGGCCCCGAGGGCACCCGAAGTCGAATAGCCATCATCTAATGCCTGGCGAATATCAGGAATCCCTGGACCGCTGTCATTCGCTGTTATCTGCAAGCCAATCACTCCTTCGCGCTCAATCGGCGAAATGGTGATCGTCCCCCTACCCGCATACAAATAAATGTTACGAGCCAATTCAGAGATTGACGTGGCGATGCGGGACTGCGTGATCGTGCCAAAGCCAAACAGCTTCGACATATTTCGCCCCACTTGTCGCGCCGCTACGATGTCTGATTCTTTTTCTATATTGATTGTCTCAGGAGAATAGTCTGCCACAACCAAAAAAACCCCTTCCGCCTCGCTTGGTAGGTAGAAATGAGTTTTTTCTCTACCTCGAAAAATAAAGCATATTGTGTCACATTTTGTCTTATATTCTCTTTTCGAACAGTTCGATGTGCACCTATGAAATCCCTGCAAATTTGACAGCAAAAAACCACTTGCTTCACTCAAGTGGCTTTTCCTATCAAATAGTCTGATCTTTTCTCACACGTTAAAAATCAATGAGTCCTAAACTGATTTGCAAGGATTCATTAACCCGATCCATCATCTCGTCATCGAGATGCGTAATTTTATCAGTGAGACGTTGTTTGTCAATGGTTCGTATTTGTTCCAATAGAATAACGGAGTCACGATCAAATCCATAAGTTTTTGCGTCAATTTCCACATGCGTAGGCAGCTTCGCCTTTTGAATCTGCGCCGTAATGGCTGCGACGATGACCGTCGGACTAAATCGATTTCCAATGTCGTTTTGAATGACTAAAACAGGCCGTACGCCTCCTTGCTCAGAGCCAACGACCGGGGACAGGTCCGCGAAAAACACATCGCCACGTTTGACAATCACCAGTCACACCCCGCTAACTAAGCGGACAAGAGTATGGTCAGCCTCTTCTTCAGCGCCAAAAGCCTCCGATGCCATATTCAGATTGATCTTCGCCATCTCCATGTACCCTTTTTGCATGGTCTCACGGATTGTACGTTTTTTTCGCTCTTTCAAATACAAATGCATCGCTTGACGAATAAACTCGCTGCGATTGGATTTTTCCTTTTGAATAACGCCATCCACTTCCTGAAGCAAGTGTTGTGGCAAGCTGATCATGATGCGTTTCGTGTTTGACTTCGACAAGACAAATCCACCTCCAACCATGACCGTAACTTCCATCCGCTATGCTGGTTCTAGAAAGAACAGCCAATATGAACAATACCATTATGTCGAATCCATTGCAAAAATATACCTACTGTGCGCTTTTTCGGTGAGAAAACGTGAGTGTAAACAATCCAAAGGTGCAGGTGAAGACTTCGTTTACCCAAAAAAGCCAGCTTTTTCGCTTAACTAGTATTCGTGTTCCACGGGAAAATTCCTGCTGATTTCCCTTGCTAGTTATTTACATTTTCACGGGACGAGTGTTTCATTGTCAATGGGTGAAATACGTCTGTTACCTTCTGATCGCGCAAATAGAGGCGCGGAATTCGGTAATTCAGCATACAAGGAACCTCGTAATTGATTGTTCCCAGCAAATCGGCAATTTCATCCAAGGAGATTTCCTCGTCTCCTTGCTTGCCATACAAGACGACCTCATCATTGACCGCTGCTTCTGTCGATTTCAGGCTGACCATGATTTGGTCCATGCAAACTCTGCCTGCAATCGGGTAGCGAGATCCATTGTACAACACCTCACCCCGATTGGACAAAAGGCGAGAATAGCCATCTGCGTATCCGATCGGCAGCGTTGCGATCCACTCGTCAGGCTGTGCTGTATACGTAGCACCATAGCTGACCGTAAATGGCTCATCTGCCTTCTTTACGTGGGCAATTTTGGTCTTGAGCGCCAGGGCGGGCACAAGAATGACATCCGCACGTTCTTTTATATACAAAGAAGGATACAATCCGTATAAACCTATGCCTAAACGAATCGTATCATACCCCCAATCGGGAAATGCAATAGCCGCAGCCGTATTGCAGCAATGAACGGTTGGCAATGTTTTATTTGCTTCACGCAGTGCTTGCAAAAAGGATTGAAACAAGTCGTGTTGTCGTCGCACATGGGTTGTATCTGGTTCATCCGCGCAAGCAAAATGCGTAAAAATGCCTGTCCACTTAAGCTTAGAGCATTCTTCAAGGGCGCCTACAACCGCAAACAGATCTTCCGTTGTCCGAACCCCCAAACGTCCCATGCCCGTATCAATCTTTACATGAATCCCGATAGGCTTGTGATCGTTTTCCCGAAGAATCTCATTCGCTTCCGTGATCCATTCGACGCTGTAAGCGGTTAACTCCACTTCCAGCTCGCTTGCGGTGACGATAGATTCGACAGGTGTGTATCCCAGCACCAAAATCGGCGCTGTGATCCCTGCCCTCCGCAAAATAAGCGCTTCATCGAGCAATGCAACTGCAAGTGAATCTGCACCGCTCGCCAACGCTTCTTTTCCGACATGGACAGCGCCATGACCATACCCGTCTGCCTTCACAACAGCCATAATACCCGTTTTTTCTGGCAAATGGCGTCTGAATGCCTCGAGGTTCGCCCGGATGGCATCCAAATCAACCTCTACCCAAGTGTCACGACAAAACGATTTCATTCCTATCTCCTCTTGTTCCCTTTTTTATAGTAAAACAAGCGCTCATTTAAATGGCTGAGAAATTGCCTGGAAACCATCAGTGATTCCTTTTTGCCGCCTACACGATAAAAATGACGGC from the Brevibacillus brevis genome contains:
- a CDS encoding PP2C family protein-serine/threonine phosphatase, with translation MVTRSFQEEYVKILRDYLSAQGEDQLYGAQQLGKWMLSQDISPEEITDLHARALEQLGEVPEFVRSSFSILTEVMIEYGNEHRSVNSWRNRHQQMESEIAVAKAMQQSLLPSEVPVYPELEIGVVSIAAKQISGDYYDFIEQTKGRFGVAIADITGKGMPAAMCMSMVKYAIDSLGQMELGPDEMLHHLNRIVGRNIDPSMFVTMLFGSYDSKEHCFRYAMAGHEPGFLYRSAEGKFYDLEGRGNALGLCPNSEYAVQEIHLEKNDVLILLTDGVTECKNNRYYLQREELVHHLQKEVGESAQKMANGLYNRLLLLSQFDLLDDYTMIVLRRT
- a CDS encoding anti-sigma regulatory factor, with product MVVADYSPETINIEKESDIVAARQVGRNMSKLFGFGTITQSRIATSISELARNIYLYAGRGTITISPIEREGVIGLQITANDSGPGIPDIRQALDDGYSTSGALGAGLPGVRRMMDEFEIHSTLGEGTRVVVVKWSDQAKEE
- a CDS encoding type II toxin-antitoxin system PemK/MazF family toxin, with the translated sequence MIVKRGDVFFADLSPVVGSEQGGVRPVLVIQNDIGNRFSPTVIVAAITAQIQKAKLPTHVEIDAKTYGFDRDSVILLEQIRTIDKQRLTDKITHLDDEMMDRVNESLQISLGLIDF
- a CDS encoding CopG family ribbon-helix-helix protein; protein product: MVGGGFVLSKSNTKRIMISLPQHLLQEVDGVIQKEKSNRSEFIRQAMHLYLKERKKRTIRETMQKGYMEMAKINLNMASEAFGAEEEADHTLVRLVSGV
- the alr gene encoding alanine racemase, with the translated sequence MKSFCRDTWVEVDLDAIRANLEAFRRHLPEKTGIMAVVKADGYGHGAVHVGKEALASGADSLAVALLDEALILRRAGITAPILVLGYTPVESIVTASELEVELTAYSVEWITEANEILRENDHKPIGIHVKIDTGMGRLGVRTTEDLFAVVGALEECSKLKWTGIFTHFACADEPDTTHVRRQHDLFQSFLQALREANKTLPTVHCCNTAAAIAFPDWGYDTIRLGIGLYGLYPSLYIKERADVILVPALALKTKIAHVKKADEPFTVSYGATYTAQPDEWIATLPIGYADGYSRLLSNRGEVLYNGSRYPIAGRVCMDQIMVSLKSTEAAVNDEVVLYGKQGDEEISLDEIADLLGTINYEVPCMLNYRIPRLYLRDQKVTDVFHPLTMKHSSRENVNN